The Niallia alba genome includes a window with the following:
- a CDS encoding ACT domain-containing protein produces MVQQRRAVVSVVGKDQIGIISRVTTILSNNHINILDISQTILQDFFTMMMLVDITEKENLDTLTKQFDELSEQLHLKINIQLEDIFQSMHRV; encoded by the coding sequence ATGGTTCAACAGCGTCGTGCAGTCGTTAGTGTAGTCGGAAAAGATCAAATTGGCATTATCAGTAGGGTTACTACCATTCTTTCTAATAATCACATCAATATTCTAGATATCAGTCAAACCATTCTTCAAGATTTTTTTACAATGATGATGTTAGTAGATATTACGGAAAAAGAAAACTTAGATACCTTAACAAAACAGTTTGATGAATTAAGTGAACAGCTTCATTTAAAAATAAATATCCAATTAGAAGACATTTTTCAATCCATGCATCGTGTCTAA
- a CDS encoding ATP-dependent Clp protease ATP-binding subunit, protein MKCEICQQNSATISLRFVLNNMESTMNLCHACYQKEKHKIAAQSGQMFFQPSPFDELFQSFNQSNPLGGANAAKEAPFTSNNKKSGILDKHGKNLNQMANAGLIDPVIGRENEIERIIEILNRRNKNNPVLIGEPGVGKTAIAEGLALKIIEGKVPKKLQNKEIYLLDVASLVSNTGIRGQFEEKMKQVIQEVQARKNVIVFIDEIHQLVGAGSAEGSMDAGNILKPALARGELHIIGATTIKEYRQIEKDAALERRFQPVQVSEPSVEATLSILNGIKDKYEKFHEVTYTEDAIKACAELSHRYIQDRFLPDKAIDLMDEAGSKMNLSSNYQNTDAIENRLAMIASEKEQALKEENYELAAELRKEEQQLEKALNEPNKDDKPIVDATLIQQLIEKKTGIPVGKLQEDEQQKMKYLSERLAAKVIGQDEAVRKVGKAIKRSRAGLKSKTRPIGSFLFVGPTGVGKTELTKTLAEELFGSKESMIRLDMSEYMEKHSISKIIGSPPGYVGHEEAGQLTEKVRRNPYSIILLDEIEKAHPDIQSIFLQILEDGRLTDSQGRTVSFKDSVIIMTSNASVAHKHKVVGFGQNDAMEESNLLQTLGNFFKPEFLNRFDAIIEFTTLEKEHLLRITDLLLEELAQNLEEQNITLQVDDSAKEKIVELGTHPSFGARPLRRVIQEHLEDQLADVILEDPTVKELVAVLEDGQITIKSVQAQSISNK, encoded by the coding sequence ATGAAATGTGAAATTTGCCAACAAAACAGTGCGACAATCAGTCTACGATTTGTTTTAAACAATATGGAAAGTACAATGAATCTTTGTCACGCTTGCTATCAAAAAGAAAAGCACAAAATTGCAGCACAAAGCGGCCAAATGTTTTTCCAACCTTCCCCTTTTGATGAGTTATTTCAATCATTTAACCAATCAAATCCACTAGGGGGAGCTAATGCTGCAAAAGAAGCTCCTTTTACTTCTAATAATAAAAAGTCTGGCATTCTCGATAAACACGGGAAAAACTTAAACCAAATGGCTAACGCTGGTTTGATAGACCCTGTTATCGGCAGAGAAAATGAGATTGAACGTATAATCGAAATTTTAAATAGAAGAAATAAAAATAATCCGGTTTTAATTGGGGAACCTGGTGTCGGAAAAACAGCGATAGCAGAAGGATTAGCGCTTAAAATTATAGAAGGTAAGGTACCAAAAAAATTACAAAATAAAGAAATTTACTTGTTAGATGTGGCTTCTCTTGTTTCAAACACAGGGATTCGCGGCCAATTTGAAGAAAAAATGAAACAAGTAATCCAAGAAGTACAAGCTAGAAAAAATGTTATTGTCTTTATAGATGAAATTCACCAACTAGTTGGGGCAGGATCTGCCGAAGGATCAATGGATGCAGGCAATATTCTAAAACCAGCGTTAGCGCGTGGGGAACTGCATATTATCGGAGCAACTACCATTAAGGAATATCGTCAAATCGAAAAAGATGCAGCATTGGAGCGAAGATTCCAGCCAGTACAAGTAAGTGAGCCTTCTGTTGAAGCAACCCTTTCTATTTTGAACGGCATTAAGGATAAATATGAGAAGTTCCATGAAGTTACCTACACAGAGGATGCAATCAAAGCATGTGCCGAACTATCTCATCGTTATATTCAAGATCGCTTCTTACCAGATAAGGCAATTGACTTAATGGATGAAGCTGGTTCTAAAATGAATCTTTCTTCTAATTATCAAAATACAGATGCAATTGAAAATCGCCTTGCAATGATAGCTAGTGAAAAAGAACAAGCATTAAAAGAAGAAAATTATGAATTAGCTGCAGAATTACGCAAAGAAGAACAGCAGCTTGAAAAAGCCTTAAATGAACCTAATAAAGACGACAAACCGATAGTAGACGCAACTCTTATCCAACAATTAATCGAAAAGAAAACAGGTATTCCTGTTGGGAAATTACAGGAAGATGAACAGCAAAAGATGAAGTATTTAAGCGAGCGTTTAGCTGCAAAAGTAATTGGACAAGACGAAGCTGTCCGAAAAGTGGGTAAAGCCATTAAACGTAGTAGAGCTGGACTTAAATCGAAAACTAGACCAATCGGTAGCTTCCTATTCGTCGGTCCTACTGGAGTTGGGAAAACAGAGCTTACAAAAACACTTGCAGAAGAATTATTCGGCAGCAAAGAAAGTATGATTCGTCTAGACATGAGTGAATATATGGAAAAACATAGTATTAGTAAAATCATTGGTTCTCCTCCAGGATATGTCGGTCACGAAGAAGCAGGACAGTTAACGGAAAAAGTTAGAAGAAATCCATACAGCATTATCTTGCTAGATGAAATCGAGAAAGCTCATCCTGATATTCAATCTATTTTCCTGCAAATTTTGGAAGATGGACGTTTAACAGATAGCCAAGGTCGTACTGTAAGCTTCAAAGATTCTGTCATTATTATGACAAGTAACGCTAGTGTCGCTCATAAGCATAAAGTAGTTGGTTTTGGACAAAATGATGCAATGGAAGAAAGTAATCTATTGCAAACATTGGGAAACTTTTTCAAACCAGAATTCCTTAACCGCTTTGATGCAATTATCGAGTTTACAACATTAGAAAAAGAACACTTACTTCGTATTACCGACTTATTATTAGAAGAACTTGCTCAAAACTTGGAAGAACAAAACATTACTTTACAAGTTGATGATTCTGCTAAAGAAAAAATCGTGGAACTTGGAACACATCCAAGCTTCGGTGCTCGTCCATTAAGAAGAGTAATCCAAGAACATTTAGAGGATCAACTAGCAGATGTTATTTTGGAAGATCCAACTGTAAAAGAATTAGTAGCAGTTCTAGAGGATGGACAAATTACGATAAAATCAGTTCAAGCCCAATCTATCTCTAATAAATAA
- a CDS encoding PFL family protein, whose translation MKIALNEMMETINMVQMENLDIRTVTMGISLYDCADSDFQKLNESVYKKITTYASKLTAVAKAVEKEYGIPIINKRISITPIAEILGNSTVEQAVTLAKTLDKAAKDLNVDFIGGYSALVHKGISKGDQTLLDALPEALSVTERVCASVSVATTRTGINMDAVKQMGEIIKKAAENTKDQNGLACAKLVVFCNPVEDNPFMAGAFHGAGEGEVVINVGVSGPGVVLSALKKYPDADLGEVSEIIKKTTFKITRAGELIGRVVAERLNVPFGIMDLSLAPTNAINDSVAEILEEIGLERVGTHGTIAALALMNDAVKKGGAMASSYVGGLSGAFIPVSEDNGMIKGILDNSLTLSKLEAMTCVCSVGLDMIALTGDATAATLSAIIADEAAIGMINKKTTAVRVIPVPGKKEGEIVEFGGLLGRAPVMGVNPFSSAKLIDRGGRIPSPLQALIN comes from the coding sequence ATGAAAATTGCATTAAATGAAATGATGGAAACGATCAACATGGTACAAATGGAGAACCTTGATATTCGTACTGTGACGATGGGAATCAGTTTATATGATTGCGCAGATTCAGATTTTCAAAAATTAAATGAATCTGTTTATAAAAAAATCACTACATATGCAAGCAAATTAACAGCAGTAGCAAAAGCTGTAGAAAAAGAATATGGAATTCCTATTATTAATAAGCGTATTTCTATTACTCCAATAGCTGAAATTCTCGGAAATAGTACGGTAGAACAAGCAGTTACTTTAGCAAAAACACTCGATAAAGCAGCAAAAGATTTAAATGTAGATTTTATTGGAGGTTACTCCGCTTTAGTTCATAAAGGTATTTCTAAAGGTGACCAAACATTATTAGACGCCCTTCCAGAAGCTCTTTCCGTCACAGAACGAGTATGTGCATCTGTATCTGTTGCTACGACTAGAACAGGAATTAATATGGATGCTGTAAAACAAATGGGAGAAATCATCAAAAAGGCAGCAGAAAATACGAAGGATCAAAATGGTTTAGCCTGTGCTAAGCTAGTTGTCTTCTGTAATCCCGTTGAAGATAACCCATTTATGGCTGGTGCCTTCCATGGTGCTGGAGAAGGTGAGGTAGTCATAAATGTAGGTGTTAGTGGGCCTGGGGTTGTTTTAAGCGCATTGAAAAAATATCCTGATGCAGATTTGGGCGAAGTATCTGAAATCATCAAAAAGACAACCTTTAAGATTACTCGCGCTGGTGAATTAATCGGTCGTGTTGTTGCTGAACGTTTAAACGTTCCATTCGGTATCATGGATCTTTCCCTTGCTCCGACAAATGCAATTAATGATAGTGTAGCAGAAATATTAGAAGAAATTGGATTAGAGCGTGTGGGAACACATGGTACAATCGCTGCGCTAGCTTTAATGAACGACGCTGTAAAAAAAGGTGGTGCCATGGCAAGTAGCTATGTTGGTGGATTAAGTGGTGCTTTCATTCCAGTAAGCGAAGATAATGGAATGATTAAAGGCATTCTAGACAATAGCTTAACTCTTTCCAAATTAGAAGCAATGACTTGTGTATGCTCTGTTGGACTTGATATGATTGCACTTACTGGAGATGCTACAGCTGCTACCTTATCAGCGATAATTGCAGATGAAGCAGCAATCGGGATGATTAATAAGAAGACAACAGCAGTCCGTGTCATTCCTGTTCCTGGTAAAAAAGAAGGAGAAATTGTAGAATTTGGCGGACTATTAGGTCGAGCACCTGTAATGGGGGTTAACCCATTTAGCTCAGCTAAACTTATTGACCGTGGTGGACGTATCCCTTCTCCACTTCAGGCGTTAATTAACTAA
- a CDS encoding YkvI family membrane protein, whose product MKNKWSAAIQLAAVYVGTVVGAGFATGREIVVFFSQYGFIGLLGILLSGFIFAYFGAKLMRISVRIKASSYQEFTIYLFGNLVGTIINFLLLLMLIGVCAVMFSGAGAVFEEQLGLNKTVGVIFTIGLSLIVMMVGTKGLFAVNTFVVPIMISFSFILFFLSVSLPGFLGEIFQMEPITWKTLSSPFSYTALNLALAIAVLVPAASEIGDEEVAKWGGILGGIALMVILISSHFSLIMLGDVSLYSIPMAVIMKNLAPQLSWVYILVIYGEIFSSVIGNIYGLERQMRSFIPLPSMVLIGGIITVSYLISFVQYGTLLSFLYPIFGYISLVFLLFLWIKPIPK is encoded by the coding sequence GTGAAAAATAAATGGAGTGCAGCAATTCAGCTTGCAGCAGTTTATGTAGGTACTGTTGTTGGTGCTGGTTTTGCAACAGGAAGAGAAATAGTAGTCTTTTTTTCACAATATGGATTTATCGGTCTGCTAGGAATCCTTTTAAGTGGATTTATTTTTGCGTATTTTGGGGCGAAGTTAATGCGCATTTCTGTCAGAATAAAGGCTTCTTCTTATCAAGAATTTACCATCTATTTATTTGGCAATTTGGTAGGAACGATTATTAACTTTCTATTATTACTTATGCTAATAGGAGTTTGTGCAGTCATGTTTTCAGGAGCTGGAGCCGTATTTGAGGAGCAGCTCGGTTTAAATAAAACAGTTGGAGTTATTTTTACTATTGGACTTTCCTTAATTGTAATGATGGTTGGAACAAAAGGTCTATTTGCAGTAAACACTTTTGTTGTTCCAATTATGATTAGTTTTAGTTTTATTCTCTTTTTTCTTTCTGTTTCATTGCCAGGCTTTTTGGGAGAGATTTTTCAAATGGAGCCAATTACTTGGAAAACACTTAGTTCTCCATTTTCGTATACTGCCTTAAACTTAGCGTTAGCCATTGCGGTGTTAGTACCTGCTGCCTCTGAAATAGGGGATGAAGAAGTAGCTAAATGGGGAGGCATTTTAGGTGGGATTGCTTTGATGGTGATTCTAATTTCCAGTCATTTTTCTCTGATTATGCTTGGGGATGTTTCTCTTTATTCTATTCCGATGGCAGTCATTATGAAAAATTTAGCTCCGCAGCTTTCATGGGTTTATATTTTAGTAATTTATGGAGAAATATTTAGTTCTGTAATTGGAAATATTTATGGGTTAGAAAGGCAGATGCGTAGCTTTATTCCTTTACCGAGTATGGTTTTAATTGGGGGAATTATCACGGTGTCTTATCTAATTAGTTTTGTACAGTATGGTACTTTATTGTCTTTTTTATATCCCATATTTGGTTATATTAGCTTAGTGTTTTTATTGTTCTTATGGATAAAACCAATTCCAAAATAA